A window of Mycolicibacterium madagascariense genomic DNA:
ATGGCGTGCCTGCGCGCCGGCGTGATCGCCCTGGTGTTGCTCGGCGTGCTCGCCCTCATCGTCCTGACCTGACCTCCCCGTCCCACGAAGAAGGCCGACCCGGCGCTGCTGCGCGGAGTCGGCCTTCGTTCGATGGAGGTCGTCGGGATCAGGCGGGCGGGTAGACGCCCATGTCCTTCGCCTTCTCGGTCTGCCAGAAGATGTCGGAGATCTCGTCGATCGTCGACAGCAACTTCTCGGCGACGGCGACGTCGAGTGACTTCTTGACGTCACCGGCACCGTGCACGCCGTCCCAGAACAGCTGGTGCAGGTTCGGGAACTGCGCGAAGTGATCCTTGGTGAAGAAGTCGGCCCACAGCACCATCAGGTGGTGCTTGACCTCTTCGGCGCGCTGCTCCTTGATGAGGATGGCGCGGGTCTTGAAGTGTTCGTCGTCGGAGTCGTGGTACTTCTTCAGCGTCTTCAGGCACGACAGTGCCTCGATCTTCGCCTGCGCGGGGTCGTAGACACCGCAGTACAGGTCGCAGTGAGCGTGGGCGGGCGTGGCGTTTTGGAAGAGTCGATCAAGCATGCCCTTAACCTACCCTTTGGGGGTGGGCGACAACCATGCTTCTCGCGGCTGCCCGTTGCGGGTGTTCCGCGTCGTCGAGGATTCGATGCGGCCGGGGTTGCAGCCGGGTGATGCGCTCCTCACCCTGCGCGGCGGAGCGCCCCGACGCGGCGAGTACCGGCTCTTCCGCGATCCGCGGCTGTCGACGCGCTGGCTCGTCAAGCGCGTCGGCGACGTCTTCAACTCCTCGCACGGCACGATCTTCGAGGCGGTGTCGGACAATCGCCACGCACCCGGCGTCGTCGACTCCCACGAATTCGGCTGGATACCGGCGGCGGGCACCTACCGCGTCGTGTGGACGGTGCCCGGACGCCGGGATCGCTGACGTTGCCGTATGACCACTGCGTTACTGGCAGTCGTGTCCGCTTGCGTGCTAGCGCCCTCCTGTCGCATCCTCACCTAATCGACCCACAGCCGTGTCGGGCGGCAAGGCAGCGCACCGATTGGAGGCGAGGATGGACACCGGATCTCATGGGGCCATCGAGGTCGCGCCGTTCCACTCCGGTGGATCACTGAAGGGTTTCGTGGTCTCCGGGCGGTGGCCGGATTCGACCAAGGAGTGGGCGCAGTTGCTCATGGTCGCGGTCCGAGTGGCGTCGCTGCCGGGGCTGCTCTCCACCACCACCATCTTCGGCGTGCGCGAAGAGCTGCCGGACGAACCGGCCCCCGGCACCGTCGGTCTGGTGATGGCCGAGGGCACCGTCGTGGGTGACTCCGCGATCCCGCCCGGATACTTCGCCTTCAAGCAGCCGCCGGCCCTGCTGATGCTGCACCCGCCGTCGGAGACCATGCCGTCGCTCCCCGAGTGTGCAGGTGCCGCCTCCGGGTGCGTGCTCCTTCCCGGGCTGCCGCATCTGGGCCTCGATCACCGCGCGGCGTGGGTCGAGGCGGAGTCCGACGGCACCATCACCTCGATGGTCAGCCGGGTGGGCGTCGACCCCATCACCCATCCCGACACCGCGGTGTTGGCGATGTTGCTCGCGGCCTGACCAACGCGGCGCGATTCGTCGCTGCGTTCTTGGTAATCAACCATTGGCTACTGTCAGCCAAACGACTGACAGCACCCCGGCATGGGCTCGCACTCGGATTTGACGTGCGCGAAAGCCCAAAGGCCAGCTGACACGGCGTGTGTGGTTTCGTTACCGAGCAAATAACTGATGCCGTCGAGCGAGGATCGCCGACTGATTGCCGGGGGCTCTGGCGGGGATCGCTGGAGCCGCTCGCGGACGGACTCGTGCTTGGGGCAAAACAACTGCTCCGTTAGTTTTAGCTTAGCCGCGCTGCACTTGGGCGAGGTCGGCCGAGGCGCCCATTGCTGCTAAACGGCACTGCGGTAGGTGCGCAAGAGGTGTGCAACTGACTTTCCGGTGGTTTGCACTTGGTTGTCAGCAGAACTCTCGCTACGATGATCAGCAAATGCGCCACCGAGCAGGACCGCTCGTTACGCCAAGTGGAGGACAGACCGATGAGCATGACATTTTCCGCCAGGCTGAACCGCCTGTTCGACACCGTTTACCCGCCGGGACGCGGGCCGCATACGTCGGCCGAAGTCATCGCTGCCCTGAAGGCGGAAGGGGTGACGATGTCAGCGCCCTACCTCTCCCAGCTGCGTTCAGGCAACCGCACCAACCCTTCGGTCGCCACCATGGCGGCGCTTGCCAACTTCTTCCGCATCAAGCCGGCGTACTTCACCGACGACGAGTACTACGAGAAGCTCGACAAGGAACTCACCTGGTTGGCGAGCATGCGTGACGAGGGCATCCGGCGGATTGCGGCGCGTACGGTCGGACTGTCTCCCGAGGCCCAGCAGGACCTCGTGCAGAAGGTCGACGAGCTCCGTCGCCAAGAGCACCTCGACGATTAGCTCACCCGATCGCCGACGGACCTCTCGACGGCGTTTCGCGAATGGTCAGGAGGCCGTGACCGCGGTCTTCTCGTTCAGGGCGCGGTACTGATCGGCGATCGCCAGGATCCACTCACGGTCCGAGTACGACGGCGGCTGGCGCAGCCAATGCGGTCCAGGAAACTTCGCGTGCGCGGACTCGCCGTCGGTGCCACGGCCCGCATGGATCCACTCGGCGATGCGGAGCGACTGATCCTCCGGCGACACGTCCGGGGAGTCCTGGCACACCTCACCCGGCAGGGTCGCAGCGTCGTCGTCGAGCGCGCGGGTGGCCTCCAGGTAGAGCGCGTCGGAGATCAGGGACAGCTGCTCGGCGACGCGGAACAGCAGGGGCCCGCGGGGGCGGACGCCGATTCCGACGTTGGGATGCCGACGGCTCAGTTCGTCGAGCAGGGGCTGAATGACCCGCAGCTCACGCTTGGCCCCGAACCAGTCCTCGACGCTGGGCAGCAGCGACCCACTCGCCACGACCAGCATCGCGCAGCCCAGCAGGGTCGCCGCGGTGCCGACCCCGATCAGGTCCGTCGTCCCCACCGCGCGCAGCAGGAAGAACGCGCTGGCCAGGACGATCAGAACGACCCCGAGGGTGAACACGAAGAGCGCCCTGCCGCGTCGCGTGCGGTTGGAGTGCCGCACGCCCGCCCACACGACCAGCGTCAGCGCCAGCATGACGTACAGCAGTGGGAGCAGCCACGACACGTTCATCGCACCCGCTCCGAGGTTCTGCCGCAGGTACTCCTCCGGTGACATCTCGGGTTGCTGCGGCGCGCTGAAGAAACCCACCAGCGTCACGACCGCGATCAGCGCGGCGACGCCGTACTGGACCATCGCGATGCGCCTGATCGTCGCGGGTTTCCGCTCCGAGGCGGCCGACGTGATCATCACGCAGCTGCCCGCGGCACACGAGATGAGCGCCACCTGACTCAGGACCGTCGAGACGTTGGGCCAGCGGACCAGGGTGTCGATGAGCAGCGTCAGGGGTTGCCAGTTCAGAGCGGCCACCAACCCGAGGCTGCCCAGGGCCAGGATCATCGCGGCGCTGACGAGTGACTGCTTGTTGACGAGTGCCCAGCCGATGCGGAGCCCGGTGGCCAGTCCCAGGAGACCGGCGATCACCCAGATGATCAACCAAACGCCTCTCCGAGCCGCACCTGCACGATGGACGCGCGATCGGAGGGCAGGCGGCCGAGCCGGTAGATGAGCAGGGCCGCGAAGTCCTCGGCCTCCTGTTCGAGCTCCTCACCGCTCGGACCCATGCATCCGGTCCGCTGGTTGAGCATGTAGCCGATGAGGTCGGAGCTAGCGAACTCGGTCTGGTCGCGGGCAGCCTCCACCACGGAGATGCCCTCGTGGCCGAGGACGAGATGGCCGAGTTCGTGCGCCAGCGTGCGGTCGCCGGCGGGCAACCCGTGCTGGATGAGGAAGACGTCGCGGTCGGCGTATTGGCGCCACTGGCCGCAGACTCCCGGCGGCAGGTCGGCCATCGTCAGCTCGATCGGCCTGCCCCGACTCTCGGCGACGGAGGTGATCAGGCGGGCCAGCGACACTTCGCCCCGGCGTGGGGCAAGGTCGAGGACCTCACTGACGGCACGTGTGACGCGACGGCTGGCTGGCATTCGAACCCCCTCTCGATGTGTCCACTATCCCGTGTCCCTCCATCGTGACATTTGTTTGCGCCACCCATCCCCTCAACCGGTGAAGCGTGACGTTCCGTTTACCCGCACCAGGCGCCCAGCCCGGGCCTGTCGGTAGCCGACGAGGCCGCCGGCGCCGGTGAGCGCGAGGATCCCGGTGACTCCGGGGACCGCGACCGCGGCCATCCGTCCGACGCCCGCGGTCCGCAGGTAGTCGCCGTAACCGGCCCGGTAGGACGGGGGGAGGACCCGATCGCTCGCACCGATCGCGGCCGGGGACGGCGGCGGAACCCCCTGCTGCGCCGGTGGGCTCGTGATCTCCGGACGGCCCGGCGTCGGGCGAGCCGACGGCGGTTGCGGTGCCAGCACCTGTCCGGGTGCGCCTCCCGGGGCCCCGACCGGCGGCACGGGAACCGGGAGTGCGAGCGGCAATTCGATTGCGGGCGTGGCGAATTCGGGCACGACGGCAGGCAGCGGCGGCGCTGCCGGGAGGCCCGGGAGTTGCAGCGGCGGCAGGACCGTCGGCACGCCGATGGCGCCGATTCCGCCGCGACCGTTTCCGGTGCCCGTGGACGTGGACGGGCCCCCCGGCGCCGGCGCGCCCGTCGTCGTGGTCGGCGTCGTGGTGGGCGGCGTGCTGGGTGACGTGGTGCGCGGCGTGGTGGTCGGGTCCTGGCTCGTCGTCGCGCTGGTCGGGGGCTGGCTCGACGTCGCGCTCGACGGGGATCCTTCTTCGCCAGTTGCCACCGGCGTGGTTTGCGACGGTGTCTTGGTATTCGTGGCAGAAGATTTGCTGGGGGAGACGGTCGACCGCGTGGTGACCGAACTCTGGGACACTGTGGCCGTGGTGGGCGACGCGGTCTTAAGAGGTGTGGAGGCGTGCGCCGTGGCCGGTGCGCCCGCTCCCCCGTCCGGCTGCCCGGCCTGCCCGGCACCCGTTTCCGCGGAATGTCCGGGATCGGGGTCGGCAAAGGCAAGAGCGGCTCCGGTACCGCCGATGATCAGGCCGGACATGACCATGCAGGTCGCCGCCGCGATGCGCATCTGCGTCGCCATGCGCACCACCCCTCACCGTGCCACCGAGGCTGCGTCGGTGGCGCCGGCATTGCGGCGTCACCCGTCCGGCGCAATTCTCGCACAGGGCGGCGCTATTGTTTGCTGGAGCGCTGAACCGACTTCGTTCGGACGGGGCGGAACGGGATGTCGGCGCGACCGGCATTAGGGTTGGCTGCAACAGAGCGGCCGCGATCACCAGATTGCGACGAGATACCGGGAGGCAGCCGGGATGGGCGTGTTCACACGGCGTAAGAGCCGGGCCACCCGGCGCGCGGAAGCGAAGGCCATCAAGGCCAAGGCCAAGTTGGAGGCCCGGCTCTCGGCACGGAACGAGACCCGCCGCATCAAGGCCGAGAGCAAGCGCGAGGTCAAGGCGCTCAAGGCGGGCCTCAAGGCGCAGCGGGCCAGCGACCGAGCGGCCATCAAGGTTGCTGAAACGCAGCTCAAGGCGGTGCGCGAGGGAAAGCTGCTGTCCCCGACGCGCATTCGCCGAACCTTCACGATCGCGCGCATGCTGGCGCCCGTCGTGGTGCCGGTCGCCTACCGCGTCGCCATCGCCGCCCGCGGCTTCATCGACGAGCGACGCGCTGACCAGCTCGGCGTGCCGCTGAGTCAGGTCGGGCAGTACTCCGGGGTCGGGGGCGCGCTCTCGGCCCGCATCGCCGGAGCAGAGCAGACCCTGGCGCAGGTGGCGGCGAAGAAGCCGAAGGACGCCGAGACCAAGCAGTTCGTCGCGGCCATGACCGACCGGCTGCGCGATCTGTCCGCGGCCGTCACGGCTGCGGAGAATATGCCGACGCCGCGCCGACGGGCCGCCCACACGGCGATCGCCGAGCAACTCGACGGGGTCGACGCTGATCTCGTCGCCCGCCTCGGCGTGCTCTGATCCTCCGGGCCCCGGCCTAGACCGTCGGCGTCAGCCGTCACCGGTTGGCTACGTCGACCGGATGGCATGATGGGCACCTCTGTCGAGTGCAAAGGAGCAGCCACCATGGCCGACGAACGGGATCGACCGGGCGTGCCGCCCACCGATCAGTCGCCGGACGCGGGCGCCGTCCCCACGCCCCCGCCACCGGCCAAGAAGGCCCCCGCGAAGAAGGCCGCGCCAGCGAAGAAGGCGGCGGCGAAGAAGGCCGCGCCGGCGAAGAAGGCACCGGCCAAGGCGCCCGCCAAGAAGGCGCCCGCCAAGGCGACACCCCCGCAGGCCGCTCCGACTCCGCCGCCCGTCGCCGCCAAACCCGAGGCCGTCGCCCCGGTCGATGGTGAGGGCTCCGCTCCCTCACCCGCCAAGGAGGCTGCCGCACTGGCGAAGTCGGCCGTGGCCAGTGCGCCGACCGCCATCCCGACGCCGGGTCCCGAGCCGTCGCGACTGCCGATTGCCGCCGCCGTCGCCGCGGGTGTTCTGGCGATCCTGGTGGTGCTCCTGGTCCGACGTAGCTCGGACGAGTCATGACCGCCGTCGCCCCCCGCGCCACCGCCGATCTGGTCGACGACATCCATCCCGACGTGCGGAGTTGCGACCTGCAGCTGCAGAACTTCGGCGCGACGACGTCGTTCGCCGGGCCCATCACCACCGTGCGCTGCTTCCAGGACAACGCCCTGCTGAAGTCGATCCTCTCCGAACCCGGTGACGGCGGTGTGCTGGTGATCGACGGCGACGGTTCGCTGCACACCGCGCTCGTCGGTGACGTCATCGCCGGACTCGGCGTGCAGAACGGATGGGCGGGCCTGATCGTGCACGGCGCGGTCCGCGACGCGGCCACGCTGCGCACGATGGACATCGGCATCAAGGCGCTCGGCACCAACCCGCGCAAGGGCGGCAAGACCGGCGCGGGCGACCGCGATGTGCCGGTGACGTTCGGCGGGGTGACGTTCAATCCCGGCGAGATCGCCTACTGCGACGACGACGGCATCGTGGTCGTCGCCCCCTAACGCCGCCCCCTCACCGCGAACAGACGCAAAGGGCCCTGAATCGCCGTGATTCAGGGCCCTTTGCGTCTGTTCGCGGGAGGGACTAAACCCCGACGGGCGCGCGGTGCTTGGTGAAGTGCAGCGCTTCGTCGTCGACCTTGCCCTGGCGGATCATGCGGACGTCGAGCAGATAGTTCTGCTTGAGCTTCCACGGCGCCTTGGAGCCGGCCTTGGGCAGCTCGTCGAGCGCCCGCAGCACGTAGCCGGGGGTGAAGTCCATCAGCGGGCGCTCGTCGACGGAGTTGCCGGGGTGCTCGGGCACGACGGTGTCGAAACCGTTGGCGTCCATGTAATTGAGGACGCGACAGACGAATTCGGACACCAGGTCGGCCTTCAGCGTCCACGACGCGTTGGTGTAGCCGATGGTGAACGCCATGTTGGGCATGCCCGACAGCATCATGCCCTTGTAGGACATCGACTTCGTCAGGTCGACGGGCTCGCCGTTGCGCCGGATCGCCGCGCCGCCGAACAGGCGCAGGTTGAGACCCGTTGCGGTGACGATGATGTCGGCCTCGAGCACCTCACCGGAGCTGAGCTTGATGCCCTCGGGGACGAACGTGTCGATGGTGTCGGTGACGACGTCGGCATCGCCGCTGCGAATGGTCTTGAACAGATCGCCATTGGGCGCCAAGCAGAGTCGCTCGTCCCACGGGTTGTAGCGCGGGCCGAAGTGCTTCTCGACGTCATAACCCTCGGGCAGTCGGCGCTGCGCCATGGTGAGCAGTGTCTTGCGCATGTACTTCGGGAACTTGCGCGCGAGCTGGTACTGCGCGGTGCTGAAGATGATGGCCTTCCAGCGGTTGACGAAGTGCGCGGCCTTCTCCGGCAGGTACTTGTTGACCTGTTCGGCGATGGGGTCGACGGCGGGCAGCGCGCCGATGTAGGACGGCGAGCGCTGCAGCATCGTCACGTGGCCGGAGCCACCCTTGACCAGTGACGGGATGAGTGTGATAGCCGTTGCGCCACTGCCGATCACTACGATCTTCTTGCCCGTGTAGTCGAGGTCCTCGGGCCAGTGCTGCGGGTGCACGATGGTGCCCGCGAAGTCCTCGGCGCCGGGGAACGTCGGCGAGTAGCCCTGGTCGTAGTTGTAGTAGCCGGTGGTGGCGAAGAGGAACGAGCAGGTGAGCGTCTTCTCCTCGGTGCCGGTGTCGACGGTGACGATCCAGTGGTTGTCGGCGTCGGACCACTCCGCGGCAGTCACCTGGTGGCGGTAGCGGATCTTCTGGTCGATGCCGTT
This region includes:
- the sodN gene encoding superoxide dismutase, Ni; translation: MLDRLFQNATPAHAHCDLYCGVYDPAQAKIEALSCLKTLKKYHDSDDEHFKTRAILIKEQRAEEVKHHLMVLWADFFTKDHFAQFPNLHQLFWDGVHGAGDVKKSLDVAVAEKLLSTIDEISDIFWQTEKAKDMGVYPPA
- a CDS encoding S24/S26 family peptidase; translation: MRPGLQPGDALLTLRGGAPRRGEYRLFRDPRLSTRWLVKRVGDVFNSSHGTIFEAVSDNRHAPGVVDSHEFGWIPAAGTYRVVWTVPGRRDR
- a CDS encoding peptidase is translated as MDTGSHGAIEVAPFHSGGSLKGFVVSGRWPDSTKEWAQLLMVAVRVASLPGLLSTTTIFGVREELPDEPAPGTVGLVMAEGTVVGDSAIPPGYFAFKQPPALLMLHPPSETMPSLPECAGAASGCVLLPGLPHLGLDHRAAWVEAESDGTITSMVSRVGVDPITHPDTAVLAMLLAA
- a CDS encoding helix-turn-helix domain-containing protein; this encodes MSMTFSARLNRLFDTVYPPGRGPHTSAEVIAALKAEGVTMSAPYLSQLRSGNRTNPSVATMAALANFFRIKPAYFTDDEYYEKLDKELTWLASMRDEGIRRIAARTVGLSPEAQQDLVQKVDELRRQEHLDD
- a CDS encoding ImmA/IrrE family metallo-endopeptidase gives rise to the protein MPASRRVTRAVSEVLDLAPRRGEVSLARLITSVAESRGRPIELTMADLPPGVCGQWRQYADRDVFLIQHGLPAGDRTLAHELGHLVLGHEGISVVEAARDQTEFASSDLIGYMLNQRTGCMGPSGEELEQEAEDFAALLIYRLGRLPSDRASIVQVRLGEAFG
- a CDS encoding DUF6474 family protein; the encoded protein is MGVFTRRKSRATRRAEAKAIKAKAKLEARLSARNETRRIKAESKREVKALKAGLKAQRASDRAAIKVAETQLKAVREGKLLSPTRIRRTFTIARMLAPVVVPVAYRVAIAARGFIDERRADQLGVPLSQVGQYSGVGGALSARIAGAEQTLAQVAAKKPKDAETKQFVAAMTDRLRDLSAAVTAAENMPTPRRRAAHTAIAEQLDGVDADLVARLGVL
- the rraA gene encoding ribonuclease E activity regulator RraA translates to MTAVAPRATADLVDDIHPDVRSCDLQLQNFGATTSFAGPITTVRCFQDNALLKSILSEPGDGGVLVIDGDGSLHTALVGDVIAGLGVQNGWAGLIVHGAVRDAATLRTMDIGIKALGTNPRKGGKTGAGDRDVPVTFGGVTFNPGEIAYCDDDGIVVVAP
- a CDS encoding flavin-containing monooxygenase — encoded protein: MTEHLDVLIVGAGISGISAAWHLQNRSPSKTYAILERRENMGGTWDLFKYPGIRSDSDMFTLGFRFKPWTSAKSIADGPSILNYIKEAAAENGIDQKIRYRHQVTAAEWSDADNHWIVTVDTGTEEKTLTCSFLFATTGYYNYDQGYSPTFPGAEDFAGTIVHPQHWPEDLDYTGKKIVVIGSGATAITLIPSLVKGGSGHVTMLQRSPSYIGALPAVDPIAEQVNKYLPEKAAHFVNRWKAIIFSTAQYQLARKFPKYMRKTLLTMAQRRLPEGYDVEKHFGPRYNPWDERLCLAPNGDLFKTIRSGDADVVTDTIDTFVPEGIKLSSGEVLEADIIVTATGLNLRLFGGAAIRRNGEPVDLTKSMSYKGMMLSGMPNMAFTIGYTNASWTLKADLVSEFVCRVLNYMDANGFDTVVPEHPGNSVDERPLMDFTPGYVLRALDELPKAGSKAPWKLKQNYLLDVRMIRQGKVDDEALHFTKHRAPVGV